In the genome of Pseudomonas sp. HS6, one region contains:
- the panC gene encoding pantoate--beta-alanine ligase, which translates to MNTVKTVRELRAAVARARSEGKRIGFVPTMGNLHSGHIALVTKAKQRVDFVVASIFVNPLQFGAGEDLDKYPRTLAADQEKLLEAGCSLLFAPTVEEMYPDGMAGQTRVSVPQLSEGLCGASRPGHFEGVATVVSKLFNMVQPDLAIFGQKDYQQLAVIRALVHDLNMPIQIIGEPTVRAADGLALSSRNGFLNEEQRAVAPVVYRALSSIAESIKQGERDFPALIQAQRQQLEAAGLRPDYLEIRHALTLRPATAEDRDLVILVAAFLGTTRLIDNLHLNLDTPA; encoded by the coding sequence ATGAACACCGTCAAAACCGTACGTGAACTGCGCGCCGCCGTGGCGCGCGCCCGCAGTGAAGGCAAGCGCATCGGCTTTGTGCCAACGATGGGCAACCTGCACAGCGGCCACATCGCGCTGGTGACCAAGGCCAAACAGCGAGTGGACTTCGTGGTCGCGAGCATTTTCGTCAACCCGCTGCAGTTCGGCGCCGGCGAAGACCTCGACAAATACCCGCGCACCCTCGCAGCCGATCAGGAAAAACTGCTGGAAGCCGGTTGCTCCCTGCTGTTCGCCCCGACCGTCGAAGAGATGTATCCCGACGGCATGGCCGGCCAGACCCGGGTCAGCGTGCCGCAATTGTCCGAAGGATTGTGCGGCGCCAGCCGTCCCGGACATTTCGAAGGTGTGGCCACAGTGGTCAGCAAGCTGTTCAACATGGTCCAGCCGGATCTGGCGATTTTCGGTCAGAAGGACTATCAGCAACTGGCGGTAATCCGTGCGCTGGTGCATGACCTGAACATGCCGATTCAGATCATCGGCGAGCCGACCGTGCGTGCCGCCGACGGCCTGGCACTGTCCTCGCGCAACGGTTTCCTCAACGAGGAACAACGTGCCGTGGCACCCGTGGTCTATCGTGCCCTGAGCAGCATTGCCGAGTCGATCAAGCAGGGTGAGCGCGACTTTCCGGCATTGATCCAGGCTCAGCGGCAACAGCTGGAAGCCGCCGGCCTGCGTCCGGACTACCTGGAAATCCGCCACGCCCTGACCCTGCGTCCGGCGACGGCGGAAGATCGTGACCTGGTGATTCTGGTGGCCGCATTCCTCGGCACGACGCGGTTGATCGACAACCTGCACCTGAACCTCGATACCCCTGCCTGA
- the folK gene encoding 2-amino-4-hydroxy-6-hydroxymethyldihydropteridine diphosphokinase, protein MERIYIGMGSNLADPAEQLRSAVDALGQLPDTALVGVSAFYQSDSLLPGQPRYTNAVAALDSTLAPLDLLDALQAIENDQGRERLERWGPRTLDLDILLFGDRLIDEPRLKVPHYHMQERAFVLYPLAELAPEDLRLADGRSLADLLAACPFVGLERLSHA, encoded by the coding sequence ATGGAACGCATCTACATCGGCATGGGCAGCAACCTGGCTGACCCGGCCGAACAACTGCGCAGCGCGGTCGACGCCTTGGGGCAACTGCCGGATACAGCCCTTGTAGGCGTGTCTGCCTTTTACCAGAGCGACTCGTTGCTGCCGGGCCAGCCCCGTTACACCAACGCGGTGGCGGCGCTGGACAGCACACTCGCCCCGCTGGACCTGCTCGATGCCCTGCAAGCCATCGAAAACGATCAGGGCCGCGAACGCCTGGAACGCTGGGGCCCGCGCACGCTGGATCTGGACATCCTGCTGTTCGGTGACCGTCTGATCGACGAGCCGCGCCTCAAAGTCCCGCATTACCACATGCAGGAACGCGCATTCGTTCTATATCCCTTGGCCGAACTGGCCCCCGAAGATCTCCGCCTGGCCGATGGTCGCAGTCTTGCCGATCTGCTAGCGGCCTGTCCGTTCGTCGGCCTCGAGCGCCTCTCCCACGCCTGA
- the pgi gene encoding glucose-6-phosphate isomerase translates to MAYYRTPHDVTALPAWQALKDHRQAMQDFSMREAFNADPQRFNQFTLSSCGLFLDYSKNLINAETRNLLVGLANEVDLKGAIKALFDGEIVNSSEGRPALHTALRRPVGDKLSVNGVNVMPEVHKVLNQITDLVGRIHDGLWRGYTEKPITDVVNIGIGGSFLGPELVSEALLSYAQKGVRCHYLANIDGSEFHELTQKLRAETTLFIVSSKSFNTLETLKNAQAARAWYLAQGGSEAELYRHFIAVSSNNAAAVAFGIREENIFPMWDWVGGRYSLWSAIGLPIALAIGMSNFKELLSGAYTMDQHFQSAPFEQNMPVLLALLGVWYGNFWGAHSHAILPYDHYLRNITKHLQQLDMESNGKSVRQDGSAVSTDTGPVIWGGVGCNGQHAYHQLLHQGTQLIPADFIVPIVSFNPVSDHHQWLYANCLSQSQALMLGKTLPEAEAELRDKGMSEAEVQKLAPHKVIPGNRPSNTIVVERISPRRLGALVAMYEHKVFVQSVVWGINAFDQWGVELGKELGKGVYNRLVGSEESVAEDASTQGLINYFRGRHRG, encoded by the coding sequence ATGGCGTACTACCGCACTCCTCATGACGTTACCGCTCTGCCTGCCTGGCAAGCGTTGAAAGATCACCGCCAAGCCATGCAGGATTTCAGCATGCGCGAAGCCTTCAACGCCGATCCGCAGCGCTTCAATCAGTTCACTCTCAGCAGCTGCGGACTGTTTCTCGACTATTCGAAGAATCTGATCAACGCCGAGACCCGCAACCTGCTGGTGGGTCTGGCCAATGAAGTCGATCTCAAAGGCGCGATCAAGGCGCTGTTCGACGGCGAAATCGTCAACTCCTCCGAAGGCCGCCCGGCGCTGCACACCGCCCTGCGTCGCCCGGTCGGCGACAAGCTGTCGGTCAACGGCGTCAACGTGATGCCTGAAGTACACAAGGTGCTGAACCAGATCACCGATCTCGTGGGCCGTATCCACGACGGTCTGTGGCGCGGTTACACCGAGAAACCGATCACCGACGTGGTGAACATCGGCATCGGTGGCTCGTTCCTCGGCCCTGAACTGGTCTCCGAAGCCTTGCTGTCCTACGCCCAGAAAGGCGTGCGTTGCCATTACCTGGCGAACATCGACGGCAGCGAATTCCACGAGCTGACGCAAAAACTGCGCGCCGAGACCACGCTGTTCATCGTGTCCTCGAAGTCGTTCAACACCCTCGAAACCCTGAAAAACGCCCAGGCCGCGCGTGCCTGGTACCTGGCTCAGGGCGGTTCGGAAGCCGAGCTGTATCGTCACTTCATCGCCGTATCGAGCAACAACGCGGCAGCTGTGGCCTTCGGTATCCGCGAAGAAAACATCTTCCCGATGTGGGACTGGGTCGGCGGTCGTTACTCGCTGTGGTCGGCCATCGGTCTGCCAATCGCGCTGGCCATCGGCATGTCCAACTTCAAGGAACTGCTGTCCGGTGCCTACACCATGGACCAGCATTTCCAGAGCGCGCCGTTCGAACAGAACATGCCGGTACTGCTGGCCCTGCTCGGCGTGTGGTATGGCAACTTCTGGGGCGCGCATAGCCACGCGATCCTGCCGTACGACCACTACCTGCGTAACATCACCAAGCACTTGCAACAGCTGGACATGGAATCCAACGGCAAGAGCGTTCGTCAGGACGGCTCCGCGGTGTCGACCGACACTGGCCCGGTGATCTGGGGCGGCGTCGGCTGCAACGGTCAGCATGCTTATCACCAGTTGCTGCACCAAGGGACCCAACTGATCCCGGCCGACTTCATCGTGCCGATCGTCAGCTTCAACCCGGTGTCCGACCACCATCAGTGGCTGTACGCCAACTGCCTGTCGCAGAGCCAGGCACTGATGCTCGGCAAGACCCTGCCGGAAGCCGAAGCGGAACTGCGCGACAAGGGCATGAGCGAAGCCGAAGTGCAGAAACTGGCACCACACAAGGTGATCCCGGGCAACCGTCCGAGCAACACCATCGTGGTCGAGCGCATCAGCCCGCGTCGTCTCGGCGCACTGGTGGCGATGTACGAACACAAAGTCTTCGTGCAAAGCGTGGTCTGGGGCATCAACGCCTTCGACCAGTGGGGCGTGGAACTGGGCAAGGAACTGGGCAAGGGCGTGTACAACCGCCTGGTCGGCAGCGAAGAAAGCGTTGCCGAAGATGCTTCTACCCAAGGCCTGATCAACTACTTCCGCGGCCGTCACCGCGGCTGA
- the panB gene encoding 3-methyl-2-oxobutanoate hydroxymethyltransferase, whose amino-acid sequence MPAITLTTLQSLKQKGEKITMLTCYDATFAHACNEAGVEVLLVGDSLGMVLQGHDSTLPVTIAEMAYHTACVKRGNTDALILADLSFMANATLEQTMTNSAMLMQAGAHMVKVEGALWLAESIRLLAERGVPVCAHMGLTPQAVNILGGYKVQGRNENQARQMRADAISLEQAGAAMLLLECVPSELAAEISQAVKIPVIGIGAGFDTDGQVLVLHDMLGLSISGRVPKFVKNFMQGQDSIQSALKAYVSEVKAVTFPGIEHGFSA is encoded by the coding sequence ATGCCAGCCATCACCCTGACCACGCTCCAGAGCCTCAAGCAGAAAGGTGAAAAAATCACCATGCTGACCTGCTATGACGCGACCTTCGCCCACGCCTGCAACGAGGCCGGTGTCGAAGTGCTGCTGGTGGGCGACTCCCTCGGCATGGTCCTGCAAGGTCACGACAGCACCTTGCCGGTGACCATTGCGGAAATGGCCTACCACACTGCCTGCGTCAAACGCGGCAACACCGATGCCTTGATCCTGGCCGACCTTTCTTTCATGGCCAATGCCACCCTCGAACAAACCATGACCAACAGCGCCATGCTGATGCAGGCCGGCGCACACATGGTCAAGGTCGAAGGCGCGCTGTGGCTGGCGGAGTCGATCCGCCTGCTGGCCGAACGCGGCGTTCCGGTCTGCGCCCACATGGGCCTGACCCCGCAAGCCGTGAACATTCTCGGCGGCTATAAAGTGCAGGGTCGCAACGAAAACCAGGCGCGCCAGATGCGCGCTGACGCGATCTCCCTGGAGCAGGCCGGCGCGGCCATGTTGCTGCTGGAATGCGTACCAAGTGAACTGGCGGCTGAAATCAGCCAGGCCGTGAAAATCCCGGTGATCGGCATCGGCGCCGGCTTCGACACCGACGGTCAGGTGCTGGTATTGCATGACATGCTCGGCCTGTCGATCAGCGGCCGCGTACCGAAATTCGTGAAGAACTTCATGCAAGGTCAGGACAGCATCCAGTCCGCATTGAAGGCTTACGTCAGTGAAGTCAAAGCCGTCACCTTCCCCGGGATCGAACACGGATTCTCTGCATGA